In Clostridium sp., one DNA window encodes the following:
- a CDS encoding exonuclease SbcCD subunit D gives MKIVHTADWHIGKIVNQVHMTEDQEYILNEFVSFVSTEKPNVIVISGDLYDRSVPPVEAVDLLDRVFTKILMELHIPIIAIAGNHDSGERIEFANRILKANGLYIYGKLGSTIEPVRIEDEYGCVNFYAVPYADPAEVRNIMHDENIHNHNDAMKAIVDSIKKSMDRNSRNILVAHGFISGGEVSDSERPLSIGGTEYIDRNIFEDFNYTALGHLHGPQRIGSDKIRYSGSLLKYSFSEARQKKSISIVNLDKDGEIHVEKKSLKPRRDMRVLKGKLKDILSPEIYRQGNVEDYICVNLTDEEQIIEPMSKLRSVYPNILKLTRESFGSSLKNDRIDIDKVYAKKDILKLFDEFYTGITGREFTREKKEVILDVLKYIKSEEGGIYETD, from the coding sequence GTTTTGTTTCCACAGAAAAACCCAATGTAATAGTAATCTCCGGAGATCTGTATGATAGATCCGTACCTCCGGTAGAGGCGGTTGATTTGTTGGATAGAGTATTTACAAAAATACTTATGGAACTGCATATTCCCATCATTGCCATAGCAGGTAATCATGACAGCGGCGAAAGAATTGAATTTGCAAACAGGATACTCAAGGCAAACGGACTATATATATATGGAAAACTTGGCAGTACTATAGAACCTGTCAGGATAGAGGATGAATATGGCTGTGTCAATTTTTATGCAGTTCCATATGCAGATCCTGCAGAAGTAAGAAACATCATGCATGATGAAAATATACATAACCACAATGATGCAATGAAAGCCATAGTCGATTCAATAAAAAAAAGCATGGATAGGAATTCGCGAAATATTCTGGTGGCACACGGATTCATTTCTGGAGGAGAGGTATCGGATTCTGAAAGACCTCTTTCCATAGGAGGCACAGAGTATATAGACCGCAATATTTTTGAAGATTTCAATTATACAGCTCTTGGACATCTTCACGGTCCACAGAGAATAGGAAGCGATAAAATAAGATATTCAGGTTCCCTGCTCAAATATTCTTTCTCTGAAGCAAGGCAGAAAAAATCCATAAGCATTGTCAATCTGGATAAAGACGGTGAAATACATGTTGAAAAGAAAAGCCTGAAGCCAAGGAGGGATATGAGAGTTTTAAAGGGAAAATTGAAGGACATATTGAGTCCTGAAATATACAGACAGGGAAATGTGGAGGACTATATATGTGTAAATCTCACAGATGAAGAACAGATTATAGAACCGATGAGCAAACTCAGGTCGGTTTACCCTAATATTTTGAAATTGACCAGGGAGTCTTTTGGCAGTTCCCTTAAAAATGATCGTATCGATATTGATAAAGTTTACGCAAAAAAAGATATATTAAAATTGTTTGATGAATTTTATACGGGAATTACGGGAAGAGAATTTACAAGAGAAAAAAAAGAGGTAATATTGGATGTACTGAAATATATAAAAAGTGAGGAAGGTGGTATTTATGAGACCGATTAA
- a CDS encoding SbcC/MukB-like Walker B domain-containing protein, which produces MRPIKLVMTAFGPYAGREEIDFRKLGDKNIFLITGPTGAGKTTIFDGISYAVYGEASGDGRDGESLRSQFAKDDLITSVEIYFELRGRKYYIKRIPKQMKPKSRGSGFTEQKTDAEMRMYRGDEDYDVISGVSSVNEKIENIMGINYQQFRQIMMIPQGEFRKLLVSDSREKEKILRKIFNTEIYSRFESRLSDMAAAIYNDIKLLNQKVFENINKIQYEEDSRLHAAINSENKNYTAILELLKEKINFDTAEDAELKNRISKFTFKMENIQKKIYESTENNKKLNEKVQLENVLKSLRDRNKDIVLKEKRLSMGKVALKIRMFEENYVSRKEDLEVRQKELEKNKFSIKDAENRLKEDESIFKHEESMEDYRNGLSEKLAELKSYRDKAKKLQEEKEILNTARYKFQKVKSEWENKKIFMEELKKEIDSLREVVDNSVDFKEKKLVLESKYDKLSRLYAIIQDLDKENISIVKIRKDYKLYYSEMNKNRALVDKEKEKLDHMEDLFRKNQAAFIAASLKEGEPCPVCGSLHHPSIARGKGRCVDDAEIEIQKKCMEKAENIYEKTRIKFQNVDAEGQGKSEIIRRIKKDYNALSGENIADIEKDKLTEFIKNKLECLNLELQKLKKGIAEAENSWKYIENKKKNLREKVSEYNTSDEIFNKVNEEYSSEFIEVEKVKGILNQMTLDIPENLREQKVLENTIEKTEKIQIDAAKALKTARENYMNSKTRYERLCASKDSMEKDICNLKMRLEEAEKIFKEKLKSVGFSNMDDYKSSKISSIEEGELEKTINEFYRELKSAEDRYSRLCDQIKSIVISDVDKLNEEYENIKSKRIELEENRSSVNTKLQMNKAILSRLWDLFRIINDKEKSYGVVGELAEVSKGKNAARINFERYVLSAFFDSIIEAANIRFIRMSEGRYELDRIRESGKGRAQSGLDLQVYDNYTGKCRHVKTLSGGESFKAALSLSLGLADIVQCYSGGINLDTMFVDEGFGTLDPESLDGAIKCLVDLQNRGRLVGIISHVPELKERIDAKLEIIPGPEGSRARFNIR; this is translated from the coding sequence ATGAGACCGATTAAACTTGTAATGACCGCTTTCGGACCTTATGCGGGCAGGGAAGAGATAGATTTTAGAAAACTTGGTGATAAAAATATTTTTTTGATAACCGGACCAACCGGAGCCGGGAAGACAACTATTTTTGATGGAATAAGTTATGCAGTCTATGGAGAAGCCAGCGGCGACGGAAGAGATGGGGAAAGTTTAAGAAGTCAGTTTGCAAAAGACGATTTGATTACTTCAGTAGAGATTTACTTTGAACTTCGAGGCAGAAAATATTATATAAAGAGGATACCAAAACAGATGAAGCCCAAATCCAGGGGCAGTGGATTTACCGAGCAGAAAACGGATGCGGAGATGAGGATGTATCGGGGAGATGAGGACTATGACGTAATTTCGGGAGTAAGTTCGGTGAATGAAAAAATAGAAAATATAATGGGTATAAATTATCAGCAGTTCAGGCAGATAATGATGATTCCACAGGGTGAATTCAGAAAACTTCTTGTATCTGACAGCAGGGAAAAGGAAAAAATATTGAGGAAAATATTCAATACGGAAATATACAGCAGATTTGAATCCAGATTGTCAGACATGGCAGCAGCCATTTATAATGATATAAAACTATTGAACCAGAAGGTATTTGAAAATATAAATAAAATACAGTACGAAGAGGATAGTAGGCTTCATGCTGCAATAAATTCGGAAAATAAAAATTATACTGCCATTCTGGAACTTTTAAAGGAAAAAATAAATTTTGATACTGCAGAAGATGCTGAATTAAAAAATAGAATCTCAAAATTTACTTTTAAAATGGAGAATATACAGAAAAAGATATATGAATCTACGGAAAACAATAAAAAGTTAAATGAAAAAGTACAGCTTGAGAATGTATTGAAGTCTTTAAGGGATAGAAACAAGGACATAGTTTTAAAAGAAAAGAGACTTTCAATGGGAAAAGTGGCTTTGAAAATAAGGATGTTTGAGGAAAATTATGTATCCCGTAAAGAAGATCTCGAAGTTAGGCAAAAAGAACTGGAGAAAAATAAATTCAGCATAAAAGATGCAGAAAACAGGTTAAAAGAGGATGAAAGTATTTTTAAGCATGAAGAATCAATGGAAGACTATAGAAATGGCTTATCCGAAAAACTTGCCGAACTAAAAAGCTACAGAGATAAAGCCAAAAAACTACAGGAAGAGAAGGAGATTTTAAATACAGCCAGGTATAAATTTCAAAAGGTAAAATCAGAATGGGAAAATAAAAAGATTTTTATGGAAGAATTGAAGAAGGAAATAGACAGTCTGAGAGAGGTAGTAGATAATTCCGTAGATTTCAAAGAAAAAAAGCTTGTACTTGAGTCAAAATATGATAAACTGTCCAGACTGTATGCAATAATTCAGGATTTGGATAAAGAGAATATAAGCATAGTGAAAATAAGAAAAGATTACAAATTATATTACAGTGAGATGAATAAAAACAGAGCTCTGGTTGATAAGGAAAAAGAAAAGCTTGATCACATGGAGGACCTGTTCAGAAAGAATCAGGCGGCATTCATTGCAGCTTCGCTTAAAGAAGGAGAACCATGTCCTGTATGCGGTTCACTGCATCATCCTTCAATTGCAAGGGGAAAAGGCAGATGCGTGGATGATGCTGAAATAGAAATCCAGAAAAAATGTATGGAAAAAGCAGAAAACATATATGAAAAAACGAGAATAAAATTTCAGAACGTAGATGCAGAAGGTCAAGGCAAAAGTGAAATTATACGCAGAATTAAAAAAGATTATAATGCACTGAGCGGTGAAAATATAGCTGATATAGAAAAAGACAAATTGACTGAATTTATAAAGAATAAATTGGAGTGCCTTAATTTGGAATTGCAAAAACTAAAAAAGGGAATAGCAGAAGCTGAAAACAGCTGGAAATATATTGAAAATAAAAAGAAAAACCTGAGGGAGAAAGTTTCTGAATATAATACTTCCGATGAAATATTTAATAAAGTTAACGAGGAATATTCAAGCGAGTTTATAGAAGTTGAAAAGGTTAAGGGAATATTAAATCAGATGACACTTGACATACCCGAAAATTTGAGAGAACAGAAAGTACTGGAAAATACTATAGAAAAAACTGAAAAAATTCAAATTGATGCAGCGAAAGCGCTCAAAACCGCCAGGGAAAATTACATGAATTCAAAAACCAGGTATGAAAGATTATGTGCAAGTAAAGATTCCATGGAAAAAGATATATGTAATCTGAAAATGCGTTTGGAAGAGGCAGAAAAGATTTTCAAGGAAAAACTCAAAAGTGTTGGATTTTCAAACATGGACGATTATAAAAGTTCAAAGATATCCAGCATTGAAGAAGGTGAACTTGAAAAAACTATAAATGAATTTTACAGGGAGTTAAAATCTGCAGAGGACAGATACAGCAGGCTGTGTGATCAGATAAAGAGTATTGTAATTTCAGATGTAGACAAATTGAATGAGGAGTATGAAAATATAAAAAGTAAAAGAATTGAACTGGAGGAAAATAGATCATCCGTCAATACAAAACTGCAAATGAATAAAGCTATTTTAAGTCGTCTTTGGGATCTTTTTAGGATTATAAATGATAAAGAGAAAAGTTACGGAGTAGTAGGAGAACTGGCTGAAGTCTCAAAAGGTAAAAATGCAGCCAGAATAAATTTTGAAAGATATGTGCTTTCTGCGTTCTTTGACAGCATTATAGAAGCTGCCAATATAAGGTTTATAAGGATGAGTGAGGGAAGATATGAACTTGACAGGATAAGGGAAAGCGGAAAGGGAAGAGCTCAGAGCGGACTCGATCTCCAGGTATATGACAATTATACAGGGAAGTGCCGCCATGTCAAAACACTATCCGGAGGTGAAAGCTTTAAAGCAGCCCTTTCACTTTCCCTGGGACTTGCAGATATCGTCCAGTGTTATTCGGGAGGGATAAATCTTGATACAATGTTTGTAGATGAAGGCTTTGGAACCCTTGACCCCGAATCACTTGATGGGGCTATCAAGTGCCTTGTAGATCTGCAGAACAGAGGAAGACTTGTTGGGATAATATCACACGTACCTGAATTAAAGGAGAGGATTGATGCCAAACTCGAGATAATTCCAGGACCTGAAGGCAGCAGGGCAAGATTTAATATAAGATGA
- a CDS encoding peroxiredoxin, whose amino-acid sequence MKIDVGNKAPDFTLTGSDKKEHKLSDYIGKKVILYFYSKDNTPGCSKEACLFRDNIDTLTELNAIVLGVSRDSLDSHDKFIYKLNIPFILLSDPDEKVCNLYGVMKEKNMFGKKKMGIERSTFIIDENGVVKKVYRKVRVDGHVDKIIEDIQ is encoded by the coding sequence ATGAAAATCGATGTAGGTAATAAAGCCCCTGACTTTACATTAACCGGTTCTGATAAAAAAGAACATAAACTGAGCGATTATATAGGAAAAAAGGTTATACTATATTTTTACTCCAAGGACAATACCCCTGGATGCAGTAAGGAAGCTTGCTTGTTTAGGGACAACATTGATACATTAACTGAACTGAATGCCATAGTATTGGGTGTTAGCAGAGATTCTCTTGATTCTCATGACAAATTCATATATAAATTAAATATTCCGTTTATACTTCTTTCAGATCCCGATGAGAAAGTATGCAATCTATACGGCGTTATGAAAGAAAAAAACATGTTTGGGAAAAAGAAAATGGGCATAGAACGAAGCACATTTATAATTGATGAAAATGGTGTAGTGAAAAAAGTATACCGGAAGGTAAGAGTAGACGGGCATGTGGACAAGATCATAGAAGATATACAATAA
- a CDS encoding VIT and vWA domain-containing protein — protein MQMPYRCDHEEMQLKEVSINGNLCAGYGEIFINQTYQNTSKENIEGIYVFPMPDTAVISGFEAEIGGRILKALVEDKNKVNKIYENSGNLEQSHFSLEEFNPHFFKISLGKIIPGETVKIKFSYIDELEYSSNIFRLTIPGISRPGILKNESGPALIKNRILRRIKKNTHENEKLEFKSNIIVESMSRLNFKSLYHNVKIEREGYTTARISFNERPELTARDFVLLMKEENTQEADGMIYEYKNEDHKNGIVYMRIIPKLDKFEFDRGKRYIFLMDISYTMYGEKLKHEKDALQLCLRNMLPDDEFNIIAMGDRLEKFSQDMLDFNQDSLDRASKWIDELNIESDANIFEAIKYSIEEITEPATILMFTDDEIGEEENILSYVRKNIGQNTIFTFGVGDFANNYFLSRLAHESMGKAEFIDDSEKIEDVVLRQFNRIQNPQIENIKIDWGKLQVKATYPRTIEYIYDREPFSIFARVVGDVGGQVVLSGNVNGEEYLREIDIDSFNTEENANLLKKVWGRKRIESIKTSMKTERGDTRESMRKKIVEISKENGIISSETKFILMELREEPVLGIQLRNVIPVKVSEMTERNLKSTVAENRSIRTGFLYKNSNTDDNLYLNKKYPREKLIKIIAKNQFADGSFADYENCSKRDKIKTTSMAVLSFAMGKGNIDIYSNQINKAANFICENYKNIDFHKEIDITRLIILSLTILNKKNFLKDKYKGKVEKTISDICDILYSCKNTRDILVSLMNNSLGKNAGLLFRTSEDGKFIDEEIILKDEKNSIFNMSKLAVLMSLAR, from the coding sequence ATGCAGATGCCGTATAGATGTGACCATGAAGAAATGCAGCTGAAGGAGGTCAGTATAAATGGTAATTTATGTGCAGGATATGGGGAAATATTTATAAATCAGACCTATCAGAACACGAGCAAAGAGAATATTGAAGGAATATATGTATTTCCCATGCCGGATACCGCAGTAATTTCTGGATTCGAAGCAGAAATAGGTGGAAGAATATTAAAGGCTTTAGTGGAAGACAAGAATAAGGTAAATAAAATATATGAGAATTCAGGAAATTTGGAACAAAGCCATTTCTCACTGGAGGAATTTAATCCGCATTTTTTTAAAATAAGTTTAGGTAAAATAATACCTGGTGAAACGGTTAAAATAAAATTTTCATATATAGACGAACTTGAATACAGCAGCAATATATTCAGGCTCACCATACCGGGAATTTCTCGTCCTGGAATACTAAAAAATGAATCAGGGCCGGCTCTGATCAAAAATAGAATATTGAGGCGTATTAAAAAAAATACACATGAAAATGAAAAACTTGAATTTAAGTCCAACATAATAGTTGAATCCATGAGCAGGCTTAATTTTAAATCACTGTACCATAATGTTAAAATAGAACGTGAAGGATATACTACAGCGAGAATAAGTTTTAATGAAAGACCTGAATTGACAGCCAGGGATTTTGTCCTGCTTATGAAGGAGGAAAATACACAAGAGGCAGACGGAATGATATATGAGTATAAAAATGAGGATCACAAAAATGGAATAGTATATATGAGAATAATTCCCAAGCTGGATAAATTTGAATTTGATAGAGGTAAAAGATATATCTTTCTCATGGATATTTCATATACAATGTATGGTGAGAAGCTGAAGCATGAAAAAGATGCACTCCAGCTTTGCTTGAGAAATATGCTGCCGGATGATGAATTTAATATAATAGCAATGGGTGATAGACTTGAAAAATTTTCACAGGATATGCTGGATTTTAATCAGGATTCGCTGGACAGGGCTTCGAAATGGATAGATGAATTGAATATTGAATCGGATGCAAATATATTTGAAGCAATAAAATATTCCATTGAAGAAATCACAGAACCTGCAACCATACTTATGTTTACCGATGATGAAATAGGTGAAGAAGAAAATATACTTTCCTATGTAAGAAAAAATATTGGTCAAAACACGATATTCACCTTTGGAGTAGGTGATTTTGCCAACAATTATTTTCTAAGCAGGCTGGCTCATGAAAGTATGGGGAAGGCTGAGTTTATAGATGATAGTGAAAAAATTGAGGATGTTGTTTTAAGGCAATTCAATAGGATACAAAATCCTCAAATTGAAAATATAAAAATCGACTGGGGAAAACTGCAGGTAAAAGCTACCTATCCAAGGACTATTGAATACATTTATGATAGAGAACCTTTTTCTATATTTGCAAGAGTAGTCGGGGATGTTGGAGGTCAGGTAGTGTTAAGTGGAAATGTAAATGGAGAGGAATATCTCAGAGAAATAGATATAGACAGCTTTAATACAGAGGAAAATGCCAATCTACTTAAAAAGGTCTGGGGAAGAAAACGCATAGAATCAATAAAAACGAGCATGAAAACAGAGCGCGGTGATACAAGGGAGTCTATGAGAAAAAAGATAGTGGAGATTTCCAAAGAAAATGGAATTATAAGCTCCGAAACAAAATTCATACTTATGGAACTGAGGGAGGAACCTGTCCTCGGGATTCAGCTTAGAAATGTAATCCCGGTTAAGGTAAGTGAAATGACTGAAAGGAATCTTAAAAGTACAGTTGCCGAAAACAGGAGTATCAGGACAGGATTTTTATATAAGAATTCAAACACAGATGACAATCTGTATTTGAATAAAAAATATCCAAGAGAAAAATTGATTAAAATAATTGCAAAAAATCAGTTCGCAGATGGTTCTTTTGCGGATTATGAAAACTGCAGCAAGAGAGATAAAATAAAAACTACATCAATGGCAGTACTTTCATTTGCCATGGGGAAGGGAAATATAGATATATATTCGAATCAAATCAACAAGGCTGCCAATTTCATATGTGAAAATTATAAAAATATTGATTTTCACAAGGAAATAGATATTACAAGACTGATTATTTTATCTTTAACTATATTGAATAAAAAAAATTTCCTCAAGGATAAATACAAGGGAAAAGTGGAAAAAACCATAAGCGATATATGTGATATTTTATATTCATGTAAAAACACCAGGGATATTTTAGTATCACTCATGAATAATTCACTTGGTAAAAATGCAGGTTTACTGTTTAGAACAAGTGAAGACGGAAAGTTTATAGATGAAGAAATTATTCTAAAGGATGAAAAAAATTCTATTTTCAATATGTCAAAGTTGGCTGTCCTGATGTCGCTTGCAAGATAA